CTGATTGGCAATTGATTCCGGCATATCAACGTATTCGATGTCGGGCTTAATTCCCAAAGATGCAAAAACTGCATTTGCCAAATCATTCCAACTGCGAGATTGACCCGTTCCCAAATTGTAAATGCCCGAAAAACTGCTGTCAAGGAACATTTTCCAAACCACTTCGACTACATCCATTACATAAATGAAGTCGCGTTTTTGACCGCCGTCGCCAAATTCGGACGTGTTCGACTTGAACAAGCTAACTTTTCCGGTCTCTTTGATTTGCTTATATGATTTGAATACCATACTTGCCATTCCGGCTTTATGATATTCGTTCGGACCAAACACGTTGAAAAATTTAATTCCCGTGAAAGTTTTGTCCAATCCCGAATCAATTACCCAATTATCAAAGAGTTGTTTGGAAAATCCGTAGCAATTCAAAGGCATAAGTCCGTCAAAATTCTTATCAGAATAACCCAAACTTCCGTCACCATAAGTTGCAGCACTACTTGCGTAAATGAACTTTATATGATTTCGGTCAGCGTACTCGGCAAGGTCAATGCTGTAAGCCAAATTATTATCCAATAAATATTCGGCATCAGTTTCCGTAGTGGACGAGCATGCTCCGAAATGAATAATTGCGTTAATTCCTGCGGCAAATTCCCTTTGCTTTAGTTTTTCGCGAAATTCATCCTTGTTGTAATAATACTTGAACTTTTTGCCCAACAAGTTTTTCCATTTTTCATGGGTTCCCAAATTATCAACGACGAGGATATCTTTGATACCCTCATCGTTAAGTTTTCTCAAAAAACATGAACCTATGAAACCGGCTCCGCCTGTAAGGACTAACATATTATTTTTTCAAACTTTTCATAAAAGTCGAATTGAAGCTCTTAATCAAATCGTTAAGACGCTTCTTAATATCGTCGGTAAGTTCGTTTTTGTCCAAAATTTCTACTAACAAATCTGCGTGTAAATTATCAAAATACTCGTAGTATTCTTTTTCGTAACGTTTGATTTCATGCAAAGGAATATCGTCCAAGAAGCTGTTTGTAGCTGCATAAATCAACACAATTTGCTTTTCGACCGGTATTGGGTGGAACTGTGGTTGTTTCAAAATTTCTGTCAACAATCCACCGCGTTTCAATTTCGCTTGAGTTGATTTGTCCAAATCCGAACCGAATTTTGCAAATGCTTCCAATTCACGGAACATCGCTAATTCGAGTTTCAAGGGACCTGCAATCTTTTTCATTGCTTTAATTTGAGCGGCACCGCCCACACGAGATACCGAGATACCAACGTTCAATGCAGGACGAACGCCCGCGTTGAACAAGTTTGGTTCGAGATAAATCTGACCGTCGGTGATTGAAATCACGTTCGTCGGGATATATGCCGAGACGTCGCCTGCTTGAGTTTCGATAACCGGCAATGCAGTCAACGAACCGCCACCTTTACTGTCGTGTAATTTTGCAGCACGCTCTAACAAACGGCTATGGAGATAGAACACGTCACCCGGATATGCTTCGCGTCCCGGTGGGCGTCTGAGTAGCAATGAAACTTGGCGATAAGCCGCAGCTTGTTTCGACAAGTCATCATATACGATAAGTGCATCCATTCCGTTATCGCGGAAATATTCACCCATCGAGCATCCGCAGAAAGGTGCGATGAACTGAAGTGGTGCGGGGTCGGAGGCATTCGCAGTTACGATGATAGTATATTCCATCGCTCCGTATTCTTCGAGATACGATAATACGTTTGCAACTGTAGAACCTTTTTGACCAATTGCTACGTAAATACAGTAAACCGGTTTGATACCGCGTGCTTTGGCGTCTTCGGAGTGAGTATATTTTTGGCTGATGATTGTGTCGAGTGCCACAATTGTCTTGCCTGTTTGGCGGTCACCAATTATCAACTCACGTTGACCTCTACCAATTGGAATCAATGCGTCAATAGCCTTGATACCTGTCTGAAGCGGAACATTTACGGGTTGACGAAACATTACACCCAGAGCTTTTCTTTCAATCGGGTAAAATTGATTTGTATCAATAGGACCTTTGCCATCAATGGGAATGCCGAGCGGATTGACCACTCTGCCCAATAATTCTGTACCGATTGGCACTGATGCCACACGATTTGTACGGCGAACAGTATCACCTTCTTTTACTAAATTGTCATCACCAAATAATATGACGCCGACGTTGTCTTCTTCCAAATTTAGTACCATTCCGTACACATCATTCGGAAATTCGACAAGTTCAGCCGCCATTACGTTTCTCAATCCGTAAACGCGAGCTACACCGTCACCAATTTGAAGCACCGTCCCGACTTCGTAGATATCGGTTTCGTTTTCGAATCCTGATAACTGTCGTCTTAATATTGCTGATATTTCATCCGGACGAACATCTGCCATTGTAAAACCTTTATAATAATTTTAATTTTTTAATTGATTTCAACATCAAGAGTTTCTTTTAGTCTAACTCGTAAATTTTCTAATTTATTGCTAATCGAAGCATCAAATACTTTGTCGGCGATTCGCACCATTATTCCACCTTTGATAGACGGATTGATTACGAATGTCGGTTTTATTTTCTTCGCGGTAGATTTGGTAAGCGCTGCCAATACATTTGCCTTGGTAGCTTCGTCCATTTCACGGGCAGTAGTGATAGTTGCTTCGACAATATTATTTTCACGATTGTAAATTATCTCAAATTGTCTGATTATGCTAAGAATTAGCCATTCACGTTGCTTGTGAGCCAAAAGTTTGATGAATTCTAAGGTAGTTTCACCAATTTGGTTCGTAAATATTTCATCAAAAATTGCTTCTTTTTTGCGATGATTGATTACCGGACTTTTGATAAAGCTCAATAATTCCGAATTAGATGAAATTGTTCGCTGAACATTCAACATATCGGCATAAACTTTTTCTACCGAATCGAATTGAACAGCGATTCCGTATAATGCTTTGGCATATCTGCTGGAAACTTTTTGTTCAACCATGATTAATTATTCGGCAATTTATCAATGAAATCATTAATTAGCTTTTTGTCTTTTGCACCGTCCAATTTTTCCATCAAAATCTGCTCGGTAGCTTGAACAACAAGGTCGGCAACTTCGGAGCGTAATTGCACAAGAGCCGCTTCCTTAGTTCTTTCAATTTCTTTCAGAGCATCTTGAATTTTTGATTTTTTGACAGCTTCAGCCTCTTCGGTAGCTTTTTTGATATGCAAATCGGCTTGTTCTCTGCCTTTTGCCATCATTTCTGCTACTTGAGCTTGAGTATTATCTAACTTTTCTTGGCTTTCAACGAGCAATTTCATTGCATTTTTATTGGCTGCATCGGCGCTATCTATCGCATGTTGGATTGATTGTTCTCTTGCATTAATAGCATTGACAATGCCTTTGCCACCAAATTTGATAAGCAAAAACAAGAAAATACCAAAGTTGATAACAGTCCAGAAAACTAAACCGTGAGGTATATTTAAAATGGAATCCATATTTCCTCAATAATGAATTAAATAATAAAAATGATACATATTCTAAAAAAGAGTGTGGAACGGAATACTTTAATATTCCGCTCCAACTCGAAAAAATTCAATCGTTATTACTTAATTGCAAGCAATAAGCAAATAACGGCAGCGAACATCGCGATACCTTCGATAAGAGCGGCGGCAATAATCATGGTAGTTCTGATATCACCTGCAGCTTCGGGTTGTCTGCCCGATGCTTCTAAGGCTGATGAAGCCAATTTACCGATGCCCATACCGGCGCCGATTACTGTCAAGCCTGCTCCAAGTCCGGCGGCTAAAAATGCTAATGAATTTGCGTCCATTTCAAATCTCCAATTTTTGTTAGAATGATATATCAAATAAATTTAAATTAATGTGCATGACTTTCGTTTCCATGCTCGTGAGCATGGTCACCAATTGCTAAACCTACAAATATTGCCGTCAACATTGTGAACAAATAGGCTTGGATTGTTGCTACCAACAACTCGAGGGCGTAAATGAACAGTGAAAAAGCTGTGATTGCCGGCGAAAGTGCCAATGTCTTGAAAAAGAATAAAATCCCTAATAACGAGAGCAAAATCACGTGTCCCGCGGTCATATTTGCAAAAAGACGTATTGTGAGAGCGAACGGCTTGATGAACATACCAACTACTTCGATAGGAACCATTATGAAGGCTAACCACCAGGGAGCTCCGCCGAGTAAATGTTTGAACCATGCCCCAACACCCGAAACTTTCATTGCTGTTATATTGATTACGAGGAATGAGATTATAGCCAAACCTGCTGTGGTTGCAATTGCACCTGTCGCTGTATGACCTCCCGGGATTAATCCCATCAAATTCATCGTCCAAATGAAGAAAAATACGGCTAAGAAATAGGGGAGTAAGAAATCCGCCACTGCTACCGAAGGTATGTTTGGGCGAACCATTTGGTCGCGTACATATACTACAATCGATTCGACTGCATTTTGAAACCCTGAGGGTGCTTTGCCCGGACGCTTCTTGTATCCTACAAATGCTTTGCGGAATACTGCAACACAAATAAGAATTGCAAGCCATTGGAAAACTACAAAGTTGGTAATGGATAAATCCAAAGCAGGTGCAAGACCGGTTTCCTTATTAACTATTGATTTGTGACCTTTGTGCTCGGTCACTGTATATAATCCTGATTCTTTGACGGCATCAGTATTTTTAAAGAAATGAAAACCGTTGTCTATGTAAATTTTGGGGAGGTCGGTGATTTTGTATGCTCCAAAGTATAGAGCATCGTGGTCGTTTAATTTTCCCAACAATTGCATGAAAATCGAATCTTCTTGCTCTCCATGCCCGTGTGTTGTGTCGGAATGTGAATGAACGTGTTCATGAATTTCTAATTCGTCCGTTGAAATTTTAGTATCTATCAAATCCAACTTTGTGTTGGAATTATTTTGACTCATGCAAAAATCCTTTGTTTATCATTCATTTGAATTTTATCACGCTATAACGTTTGTTGATATATAATATTTCAACCAACAAAGCCAGAAAATGAGACGCTACAAAACTAATTGCGAAAACTACTTGGTCGAAACCACTGAACATTATAATAGCTACAACAATAACTACCGAAACCAAGAATTTGATTGCCAGCATTCCAAAAAATTTACTGACAAAATCCTTCCAATTCTGCTTCTCCATAATTTTTTCGAGCCTTTTGATTACTATAAAAGCCCCGATTGCATTAATGACGACTGACGTAAGTATAGCTAATAATGTCAAAGAGTTTTCTTGTCCTTAATTTCTTTACTTCTTTTACCTTCGGAATTTATCATTGCGACAGTTTTGAACAACTTGTACATACTGACTATGAAACCAAACAAACCAAGCACAAGAGTCCACAAAGGGGTTGTTCCGTACTTTTGGTCTATCCAATAATGACCAATCAACACACCAAATGCAGCAGGCAAGAAGGTCTCCAGACCAATAGTAATGTACCTTCCTGATTGCGACCAATTTCTTGGTTTTGATGAATTTCTGTCATTTTTTATTTCAAATTTCCGAAAATATTAAAGTTCAAAAATAAGACTTTTATACAAGACTAACAAGATATTTTGTCATGAATTTATTTTAATATGACATTGTCGTATCTAAAAGCCGTATTCAAACAAGTTTTTAATTACATCTTCGGTGAAAATATTTTCGGATTGACCATACCATTTGCCATCGGGAATCAAAATTAGAGAACCGTAAGTTGATGGGTCATAAGGAATGAAAGCAGAAGTAGCAATTTCCGTTTTCTCTTCCGGGCGATATTCATTGTCATAGTCTATGACGACAAATGTGCATCCGATTTCGTAAAAATCTTCATCAAGTGGATTGCCTTCATAGCCAAACAAAGTGAAGGGTATTCTAAATTTGAGCACGTAGCCTAAACTGTCGTCCAAATAATTTGCAACTGCTTTTATCAATTTCGAGTCTGCTTTCTGGATTTCAGTCAATTCATCATTTGTCGAAACTTTTACATAAGGTTCTTTATCCAAGAAATTTCCAGGGAATATGCTTACTCGGTACAAACCTTTGGTTGATTTTGTCCGGAAATCTACTTTTTTTCCGTTTCGTTCGGTGAATCTATCATAGCTAGGGTTTGGATTGATGTCAAACCAAATGTCTAAATAATCGGTAATGCAAGTGTCGCAGCTTTGGGTTACTACAACATCGTCAATGATTTCCACAGTAAAATACAAATAATCATCATCAAATGCGGAAGTAACTCTGAATGAGCAATCCTTCTCGCCTTTCCAATCATATGCACCTTCGTGAACGAAATCGGTATAATTTGCAAAAGTGTCCCCGAAATAACCTTTGTAAACAGTTCTGCCGCGTCTGTAAGTCGGTATGCTCAAGAAATCTCTGTAAAACAGCTCTTTTCCGCTTCGAGTATTAATATATTTTTCACTGCCGCGCAATGTCTTGTAGTTTCGGACACTTTCATGAGTCAAATCGCCGACTCGACCTGTATTGAAAACCTCACTTAGCAAAATTGAGCCGTTATCATAAGTATAGCCGTCCATTTTCCAGTGATTTTCTTCAAATTTTTTGGTAACAAAGCAAATATTATTTCTTATTACAACTCCAATTTCGAGCGGTAATTCGACAAATTGATATGTATGGTGGGCTACTTTTCGTAGAAAGCCGTCAATATCCACAAAAAGATAAACTTGCATGTTTCGCGACCTATCTCCGGCAAGTCTTAGAGTAATCCCAAGGTCAGAATGGTCATCGCCCGAGAAATCGCCAACATCATAGCCCCAAATAAAATAATCAACGCCTTGGGGCAATTGCTTATAAACGTCATCAATTAGTAGCCTATCAAAATATGGCTCCAATCGTTGGGCAAGTTCAGAAAATTTAAGACCTGATTGGCTATATGATATAGATGAGCCAAACAAGAAAAGTGCAATAAAAATTAAAAAATACTTTGCTATACTGTTAACTTTCATCAATTGCATACCATTATTTATTTAAATTATAAATTGAAGTCTTTATTTCAGTTAGTCCTGAGGCAATTCTTGCTCCAAGTTGCGATACCACTTTTGCTCCGGCTGATGAAGCTAATCTACCTGCAATTCTCAATGAATTTGTATCAATCAAACCATACATAAATGCTCCTGCAAATACATCTCCTGCACCTGTGGTATCTACCAGTTTAGCAGGATAAGCATCAATATGTTGCTTTTTGCGATTCCACAAGATTTGGCTACCCTGAGCCCCCATAGTGATGACTACATTTTGGCTTCTATCCGCAAAAAAGTCCATTGCTTCATCTATGGTTGATTTGCCTGTAAATGATAAGGCTTCGGCTTCGTTACAAAAGACTAATTCGCTATCATTGACAACTCGGTCTAAATTCGCTTTGAAATTATCGGTTATGAATGTATCCGAAAAAGTAACGGCAACTTTTGTATGATGAAGCCTTGCATATTCCATAGCTTTGAAAACGGCTTTTGTGCCTGATGGGTTAGAAAATTTATACCCTTCGATATAAAGCCATTCGGCGCGCTTAATCAATTCTTCATCAATATTTTTTTCTGTGAATAATGCAGTAGCTGCAAGAGATGTGTGCATTGTCCGCTCCGAATCGGGAGTTATGAGCACAACACATGTTCCGGTAGCTTTCTTGGGAATAGTTTGAGCACTTAATATTATGCCTAATTTCTTAAATTCTTGTGCGTAAAAAAGCCCAAATTCATCATCACCCACAACAGTCTTATATGCCGCTTTTCCACCAAGCTGACTAAATGCTATAATAGTATTAGCAGCCGAACCGCCACTACAGCGATTCATAGCTTTGCCTGCCAATGATTTTAAAATTTCAGATTGGATATCATCTTCGACAAGTCGCATTTCGCCCCGTCGAAGCCCAAGTTTTGCAAATTCAGCATCACTAAGTTCATATTGCAAATCCACTAATCCATTACCAAGCCCGAGAAGTTGAATATCTTTCATCTTTTAATCTTTTTCCTTATTTAATGCTAAATTTACGATTTTTTCGCAGAGTTCAGGGAATTCTATACCGATTTCCTTTGCAGCCATTGGTACTAAACTTTTAGACGTAAAGCCCGGTATAGTATTTAATTCCAAACACCATGGCTGACCTTCGTCGTCCAATCGGAAATCAACTCGCGCAAATCCTTCACATCCCAATACATTATATACAATTGATGCCATTGTCGAAGTGAATTCGGCGATGTCATCAGTCAAATCAGCAGGACAAATATATTCGGTTTTACCTTTTGTATATTTGTGTTCATAGTCATAAAATCCGTCGTGTGTTATAATTTCAATTATTGGCAACACTTCGTCACCAATTATCCCTACTGTTAACTCACGTCCTTCAATATATTTTTCGACCATCACCGGGTCTGAATATTTAGAAGCTAAGACAATTGCATTGTGAATATCGTCCAGATTGCCATTGTCAATTATTGTCAGCCCAATTGTTGAGCCTTGGTCGTTGGGTTTGATGACTAATTCTTTGCCCAATGATGAACGCAAATCTTTATAAACTTCCAAATTATCAATATCTTTTTTATGAACCATTTCCCATTGCGGAGTAAGAACACCTGCGGAGGAAAACATCATTTTCGAGGATGCTTTATCGCTCGAAAGGGCACTCGCTTTGACTTTGCTCCCGGTATAGGGAATACCGCGTAATTCGAGCAGCGATTGAATTAGCCCGTCTTCGCCATATTTTCCGTGTAATACTATGAATGCAACATCAATTGTATCGAATACATCGGACCCTATACAATCTATATATGCACGTGTTTCGAATTGCTTGAGGTCTTCAATATCATGAAATTTTTCAATATCGGCGATTTGTTCTTCACTCCGAGCTAAAAAATCAGCACCATAAGCCGGGTCAACGGGCACAACTTCGTAATTTAAAGAACGTAATGCCTCGATAACGGCTTTACCACCCGTGATTGCAACATTTCTTTCAGTTGAGATTCCACCATAAACAACAGCTATTTTCATTTATTTTCCAGAATTTAGTAAATATTCGTCATATAATTTTCTTAAGAATCGTACATCATCCCATACGAATTGTTTCCAATTCGGATTTCTGAGCAATGCCGCAGGATGATATGTTGTGAGCATTTTAATGTGGTGATAATCCATCACTTTTCCACGAATTTCGGACATCTTATGCGTTTTTTTGAGCAATGTATCAACCGAAGTCAGTCCCAACGAAAGTATGAAAGCAGGTTTTATCAAATCAATTTGCTTCTTCAAATATTGTTCGCATTTGTCAACTTCCTCTTTGACCGGTCTGCGATTGCCCGGAGGGCGACATTTGATGATATTTGCTATAAAGACTTCCTCGCGACTCAAATTGATTGATTCGAGTATTTTTGTCAGCAATTGCCCCGCACGCCCTACAAATGGCTTGCCTTGTTCGTCTTCATCTGCTCCGGGAGCTTCGCCAATCACCATTATATCAGCATTGGGATTGCCCGTGCCGAATACAAATTTGATTCGCGTTGCCCCAAGCGGACACTCTACGCATGTGTTGATTTGCGAATCAAGCTCGTCCAATGTAGAAGCGAATTTCCATTTGCTTGAAATGCTCAGCTTGCTTTCAGTCGCTTGTGGCGGCGAAATACTTTGTGTTTTCGGTTTGATTATTTCTTCCACTGTCAAAATTTCCTTTTGTGCTATCTTAGTTTCAGGCATTTTGAATTCAATTCCAACCTTATTATCAAGCAATAATCCGTTGCCGTATAGTTCGGCATTGAATTTCATATACTCGATAAGTCCGTTTTTTATGTTTGATTTCATATATGCTACCTGTCAACTATACAAAAGTAAGAAAAATGAACGACTTAAATTTAGACAATAAATCGGAATCAAAAACACGGTTTATTCATAAAATGATATTATTTTTGTATTTAGTATTGTTTAATGTGAACAAAATGTAAATTAAATGGAGAAAAGCCATGGAGATTAAGTCATTAAATAGCTTTGTTGATATAGCCAAAAGTAAAGTCAAGAAGAATCTTGTAGTAGCTGCTGCAGAAGATGAACACGTATTAGGTGCAGTCAAAGACGCAGTTTCAAATGATATAATTGAGCCAATCTTCGTTGGAAACAAATCTAAAATAGATGCTATTGCTGCAAAAATTGATTTTGATATTTCAAAATTTGAACTAATCGAAGAAAGTAATCCCGCAACTTCGGCTCAAATTGCAGTCAAACAAATAATTGACGGGCACGCTCAGATTTTGATGAAGGGATTGGTTGGTACTGCCGATTTTTTGAGGGCTATTCTACAGAAAGACAGCGGTTTGCGAAAAGGAGACTTATTATCTCATATCGGATTTTTCGAAGTCCCGACTTATCATAAAATCATTGCTCTGACCGATGCCGCACAAAATATCGCTCCCGATTTCAACGAAAAAATTGCTATATTGAAAAATTCACTCGATATGTTCAAACATCTCGGCTATGAGCGTCCAAAAGTGGCATGTCTGGCTGCGATTGAAGGTGTCAATCCCAAAATGCCTTCAACTATGGAAGCAGCCGCATTAACACAGATGAATCGCAGAAATCAAATCAAAGGATGTATCATAGACGGTCCTTTAGCTTTGGACAATGCTATTTCTAAGCTATCAGCTGAACATAAGGGAATCGAAAGCGAAGTCGCAGGCGATGCTGACTTACTTTTTGCTCCAAATATCGAAGTCGCAAATGTATTATACAAATCATTAACATATTTTGCTAATGCAACGGTTGCTGCTATTATTCTCGGTGCGTCTGTGCCGGTCGTGCTTACGTCGCGTTCGGATTCGGACAAGAGCAAGCTTATGTCAATCGCTTTAGCAGCATGTTATTAAAATTTTATCCAACAGGAAAATGAATCATGAAATTACTTGCTATTAACCCCGGTTCGACTTCAACGAAAATCGGTGTTTACGAAGATTTAAACTTATTATTCGATAAAACTTTGCGTCATAGTGTCGAAGATTTGGATGTTTTCCCATCTATCATTGACCAATATGACTTTCGCAAAAATGTGATTATCGAGGCATTGAAAGAAAATAATATTGATATTCGGGAAATTGAAGCCTTTGTGGGTCGCGGTGGATTAGTCAAACCAATTCCCGGCGGCGTTTATCGCACGAGCGCAGCGCTATTGGAAGATTTGAAAAAGGGTATTCTCGGCGAGCACGCTTCCAATTTAGGTGGAATTTTAGCTTATGAATTAGCCCGAACTGTCGGCAAACAAACGAATTCCTTCATTGTGGACCCGGTAGTTGTTGATGAATTGGATGATATTGCTCGCTATTCAGGGCGACCCGAAATGCCGAGAGTGAGCATCTTTCATGCTTTGAACCAAAAAGCAGTTGCAAGACGTTTTGCTCGCGAACGCGGGAAAAAATACGAGGACTACAACTTAATTGTAGTTCATCTCGGTGGTGGTATAACCGTTGGTGCTCACAAGAACGGACGTGTAATTGATGTGAACAATGGTCTCGATGGCGAAGGACCATTCTCGCCCGAAAGAGCGGGCAGCCTTCCTATAGGCGCACTTACTAAGATTTGCTTTTCCGGCAAATATCAATTGCACCAAGTTAAAAAGATGATTACCGGGCAAGGCGGCATCGTGTCCTATCTTGGCACAAACAATTGCATGGAAGTGGAGGAAAAAATCGAAAAAGGCGACCAACAAGCAAAAATGGTTTACTTGGCGATGGCATACCAAATTTCTAAGGAAATCGGCTCACTTGCTACTGTACTCGAAGGTAAAATTGATGCGATTATTCTCACAGGCGGAGTAGCTTATTCGGAATTGCTCACGAAGTGGATTCGCAAAAGAGTTGCATTTTTAGCTCCCGTTTTCATTTATCCCGGCGAAGATGAATTGCAAGCCTTAGCCGAAGGTGTATTTTTCGCCCTTAATGGCGAAATTGAAATCAAGGAGTATATTTAAAGCCGTATTGACGGCATTTGTTTAATTAAATGTTGAGGTGTTAAAAATGTCTCTCGCTACAAAAATAATAGATTTTTTTTCAAGAAAGAAAAAAATTGACGAGCCCGCTAAAGAAGGTAAGCTAAAACAAGCCAAAATGGGCAAATTGACGGCTCGGGAAAGAATAGAAGCGATTTTGGATGATGGTTCTTTTCACGAATATGACCTTTTTGTCGAGCACAAATCCGAAGATTTCGGAATGGACAAAAAGTATCTGCCACGTGATGGTGTTCTGACAGGCACAGGAACTATTATGGGCTATCCGGTTTGTATCTATGCTCAAGATTTTACTGTTGCAGGTGGCTCCCTTGGGTTGGCTCATGCTCGGAAAATCACAAAAATCATGGACCATTCCATAAAATTAGGTATTCCGCTAATTGGTATCAATGATTCCGGTGGTGCAAGAATCCAAGAAGGCGTTAACTCTCTTGCCGGATACGGCGAAATTTTCTATCGCAATACTTTGGCTTCGGGTTTTATTCCGCAAATTTCAGTTATTTTGGGTCCATGTGCAGGTGGAGCAGTGTATTCTCCCGCTTTGACCGATT
This Candidatus Kapaibacterium sp. DNA region includes the following protein-coding sequences:
- a CDS encoding bifunctional enoyl-CoA hydratase/phosphate acetyltransferase, which translates into the protein MEIKSLNSFVDIAKSKVKKNLVVAAAEDEHVLGAVKDAVSNDIIEPIFVGNKSKIDAIAAKIDFDISKFELIEESNPATSAQIAVKQIIDGHAQILMKGLVGTADFLRAILQKDSGLRKGDLLSHIGFFEVPTYHKIIALTDAAQNIAPDFNEKIAILKNSLDMFKHLGYERPKVACLAAIEGVNPKMPSTMEAAALTQMNRRNQIKGCIIDGPLALDNAISKLSAEHKGIESEVAGDADLLFAPNIEVANVLYKSLTYFANATVAAIILGASVPVVLTSRSDSDKSKLMSIALAACY
- the buk gene encoding butyrate kinase codes for the protein MKLLAINPGSTSTKIGVYEDLNLLFDKTLRHSVEDLDVFPSIIDQYDFRKNVIIEALKENNIDIREIEAFVGRGGLVKPIPGGVYRTSAALLEDLKKGILGEHASNLGGILAYELARTVGKQTNSFIVDPVVVDELDDIARYSGRPEMPRVSIFHALNQKAVARRFARERGKKYEDYNLIVVHLGGGITVGAHKNGRVIDVNNGLDGEGPFSPERAGSLPIGALTKICFSGKYQLHQVKKMITGQGGIVSYLGTNNCMEVEEKIEKGDQQAKMVYLAMAYQISKEIGSLATVLEGKIDAIILTGGVAYSELLTKWIRKRVAFLAPVFIYPGEDELQALAEGVFFALNGEIEIKEYI